The following coding sequences are from one Prochlorococcus sp. MIT 0604 window:
- a CDS encoding cytidylyltransferase domain-containing protein produces MKKYIYFIPARGGSKRIKDKNIKLLDDKPLISYSIEFALKVAHKSEIFVSSDSPKINSIASDYGINIHDRSEEFAKDSTSMLDTVIDFIESQKIDKEANLVILQPTTPFREKSFFLELKDLFEKNISSSSALSVVKCNFFHPSKIGKINNLRYLDLLDIEKQDNVDNEKKEAYYVISGSFYIISIKDLLNNLSFIGNNPLALAENASIHCNINEEVDFEIAKFILKNKAF; encoded by the coding sequence TTGAAAAAATACATTTATTTTATTCCTGCTAGAGGAGGATCTAAAAGAATAAAAGACAAAAATATTAAACTATTAGATGATAAACCTCTTATATCTTATTCAATAGAGTTTGCTCTTAAAGTTGCTCACAAATCAGAAATATTTGTTTCATCAGATTCTCCAAAAATAAATTCTATTGCAAGTGATTATGGCATTAATATTCACGATAGATCTGAAGAATTTGCAAAAGACTCAACTTCAATGTTAGATACAGTTATAGATTTTATTGAAAGTCAAAAAATAGATAAAGAAGCTAATTTAGTAATTCTACAACCAACTACACCTTTTAGAGAAAAATCATTTTTTTTAGAGCTTAAAGATTTATTTGAAAAGAACATTTCATCAAGCTCTGCATTATCAGTTGTTAAATGTAATTTCTTCCATCCCTCGAAAATAGGAAAGATTAATAATCTAAGATATTTAGATTTATTGGATATTGAAAAGCAAGATAATGTTGATAATGAGAAAAAAGAAGCATATTATGTTATTTCAGGAAGTTTTTATATAATTTCAATAAAGGATCTATTAAATAATCTTTCATTCATAGGAAATAACCCATTAGCTTTAGCTGAGAATGCTTCAATTCACTGTAATATTAATGAGGAAGTTGATTTTGAAATAGCAAAATTTATATTAAAAAATAAAGCTTTTTAG
- a CDS encoding NAD-dependent epimerase/dehydratase family protein, protein MKHIITGGLGFIGINLAKALIKMNEEVVILDNFSNSINTKVKSTYLSNKIQIIESNLDIKTEALNAFEKAIGSNKVINNVWHLAANSNIPSGVKNIEVDFKDTFLTTFNSLEACKIFKIKNFYFASSSAIFGDHKSKIISENEGPLMPLSNYGAMKLASEALCFAAYENFLNNLRVFRFPNVVGCPATHGVIKDFLKKLDKDENCLNVLGNGYQEKSYLHVSDLIKAMIYLSDTNLRINDNPIFNLGPNNDSVKVSWIAEKVVKYYKPNAKIKYGSENKGWLGDVPKFFYDTTKANDYGWKASLSSEKAVLKAIKEIISDHKKFI, encoded by the coding sequence ATGAAACATATAATTACTGGAGGTTTAGGTTTCATAGGGATAAATCTGGCAAAAGCACTAATAAAAATGAACGAAGAAGTAGTAATTTTGGATAATTTTTCGAATAGCATAAATACTAAAGTTAAAAGTACATATTTATCAAATAAAATACAAATTATAGAAAGTAATTTAGATATAAAAACAGAAGCTCTAAATGCCTTTGAGAAAGCTATTGGTTCAAATAAAGTTATAAATAATGTATGGCATCTAGCTGCAAACTCAAATATACCTTCTGGAGTAAAGAATATCGAAGTAGATTTTAAAGACACTTTTTTAACTACTTTCAATAGTTTAGAAGCTTGCAAAATATTTAAAATAAAAAACTTTTATTTTGCCTCTAGTTCAGCCATTTTCGGTGATCACAAATCAAAAATTATTAGTGAGAATGAAGGTCCTTTAATGCCATTATCAAATTATGGTGCCATGAAATTAGCATCAGAGGCGTTATGCTTTGCAGCTTATGAAAATTTTTTAAACAACTTAAGAGTTTTTAGATTCCCAAATGTTGTTGGCTGCCCTGCAACACATGGAGTAATTAAGGATTTCTTGAAAAAACTTGATAAGGACGAAAATTGTCTTAATGTGTTAGGGAATGGATACCAAGAAAAATCATACTTACATGTATCAGATCTTATTAAAGCAATGATCTATTTATCAGATACAAATCTTAGAATTAATGACAACCCTATTTTTAATTTGGGGCCAAATAATGACTCAGTTAAAGTAAGTTGGATAGCAGAAAAAGTTGTGAAATACTACAAGCCAAACGCTAAAATAAAATATGGTTCTGAGAACAAAGGATGGCTTGGAGATGTCCCCAAATTTTTCTACGATACTACTAAAGCTAATGATTACGGGTGGAAAGCAAGTCTCTCTTCAGAAAAAGCAGTTTTGAAAGCTATTAAAGAAATAATTTCAGATCATAAAAAATTTATATAA
- a CDS encoding glycosyltransferase, which translates to MEKIDAIILSSTFKEELIYLEEFLDHCCEMSTIINKKYVVKPLIVFEKSESEKAKYLIEIFNTKCGLKPLILINDEGRGFSSCLNYGIKNSVSKYIIRLDTDDRLLARRLVDQLNLMESKNLDISSGYMMNQNNKVLKYPKNNISLIISTMLGTNPIAHPSICINRKVLYLEYSENLTRAEDFELWLRLFLSRDLNWECIGEPITKYNDSNSFKKDKENALFQIKIRIKYSLKYFFIIVILIIGIFPNILRIIFKKNILLAIRRLI; encoded by the coding sequence ATGGAAAAAATCGATGCAATTATTTTAAGCTCAACCTTTAAAGAAGAATTAATTTACCTTGAAGAATTTTTAGATCACTGTTGCGAAATGTCTACAATTATAAATAAAAAATATGTAGTGAAACCATTAATAGTTTTTGAAAAATCAGAATCTGAAAAAGCAAAATACCTAATAGAAATTTTCAATACAAAGTGTGGATTAAAACCTTTAATCTTAATTAATGATGAAGGGAGAGGTTTTTCTTCATGCCTCAACTATGGGATAAAAAATTCAGTTTCTAAGTATATCATTAGGCTAGATACTGATGATCGTTTATTAGCTAGACGTTTAGTAGATCAACTTAACTTAATGGAATCAAAAAATCTAGACATAAGTTCAGGATATATGATGAATCAAAATAATAAAGTCTTAAAGTATCCCAAAAATAATATTTCTCTAATTATCAGTACAATGCTTGGAACAAATCCAATAGCGCATCCATCTATTTGCATAAATAGGAAAGTTCTATATTTGGAATATTCTGAGAATTTGACAAGAGCCGAGGATTTTGAATTATGGCTAAGACTTTTTTTATCAAGAGATTTAAATTGGGAATGCATTGGCGAGCCAATAACAAAATACAATGACTCTAATTCATTTAAAAAAGATAAAGAGAATGCACTTTTTCAAATAAAAATAAGAATTAAATATAGCTTAAAATATTTTTTTATTATAGTAATTTTAATTATTGGAATTTTTCCTAATATCCTCAGGATTATTTTTAAAAAAAATATATTATTAGCAATTAGAAGATTAATCTAA
- a CDS encoding HAD-IIIA family hydrolase has protein sequence MGYLKDKKNFINQAVITLGGRGSRLSTISNGIPKPLIPIEGKSTLERSISVLSRDGIDNFIFLTCYKSELFENFKIFLEEKYSSSILIFKEENPRGEAGSLIDILDKLHEQFIFLNGDIIFDIDIGRLCEFHRNNDSEITIVTHLTNHSYDSDCIIESPNGSIFDFKFKTEKSNDDSFYLGNAGIAIVNKNNIKNSLFDDKNKLISFFKDIAIKNHLKGSRVFSYNTSEYLKDMGTPKRFSEVQKDISNNVVEKFSYKKKQKVLFIDRDNTILRCLNNKYINTSKDIKLLSRRIKKIALIARDYNFVLIISNQPQVSRGDISCQDVINLNGQIINLCLKESLKISGFYFCPHHPHAGFTDEIKAFKMLCFCRKPMPGMFLEAAFKRNIDFKNSIMIGDSWRDEEASKSLNMKFLNITSLD, from the coding sequence ATGGGATATTTAAAGGATAAAAAAAATTTCATTAATCAAGCGGTAATAACATTAGGAGGAAGGGGCTCAAGATTATCAACTATTAGTAATGGCATTCCAAAACCACTAATTCCAATTGAAGGCAAAAGTACTCTTGAAAGAAGTATTTCTGTTTTATCTAGAGATGGAATAGATAACTTTATCTTTTTGACTTGTTATAAATCAGAATTATTTGAGAATTTTAAAATTTTTTTAGAAGAAAAATATAGTTCATCTATACTTATATTCAAAGAAGAAAATCCTCGAGGAGAGGCAGGAAGTTTAATTGATATTCTTGATAAGTTGCATGAACAATTTATCTTCTTAAATGGCGACATAATTTTTGATATAGATATAGGTAGGCTATGTGAATTTCATAGAAATAATGATTCAGAAATTACTATTGTGACCCATCTTACAAATCATTCATATGATTCAGATTGTATAATTGAATCCCCAAATGGATCTATTTTTGATTTTAAATTTAAAACAGAAAAATCAAATGATGATAGTTTCTATTTAGGAAATGCAGGGATTGCAATTGTAAATAAGAATAATATTAAAAATAGTTTATTCGATGATAAAAATAAATTAATTAGTTTTTTCAAAGATATTGCAATAAAAAATCACCTAAAGGGATCTCGAGTTTTTTCATATAATACTTCAGAATATTTAAAGGATATGGGAACACCAAAAAGATTTTCGGAAGTTCAAAAAGATATTTCTAATAATGTTGTTGAAAAATTCTCATACAAGAAAAAACAAAAAGTGCTTTTTATTGATAGAGATAATACTATTTTGAGATGTCTTAATAATAAATATATAAACACTTCTAAAGATATTAAATTACTTAGTCGAAGAATTAAGAAAATAGCTTTAATAGCAAGAGATTATAATTTTGTTTTAATTATTTCTAATCAACCCCAAGTATCTAGAGGAGATATTAGTTGTCAGGATGTAATAAATTTAAATGGTCAAATAATAAATCTTTGTTTGAAAGAGTCACTAAAAATCTCTGGATTTTATTTTTGTCCGCATCATCCACATGCTGGATTTACTGATGAAATAAAGGCATTTAAAATGCTTTGCTTTTGTAGGAAGCCAATGCCAGGTATGTTTCTTGAAGCAGCTTTTAAGAGAAATATAGATTTTAAAAATTCTATTATGATTGGTGATTCTTGGAGGGATGAAGAAGCCTCAAAATCCCTTAATATGAAATTTTTGAATATTACATCTTTAGATTAA
- a CDS encoding SIS domain-containing protein, with translation MNNNSPLRNYGDNLLRAIYSIDQKNIDILIEKFLMKINGDGEVHLLGNGGSAANAHHIVGDFSKTFAILNKNLRMNCLSDNGCYITAVSNDIDYSSVYELLINTRIQKNDLIIFLSGSGNSMNLVKAARKAMNYGINTVSITGYSGGALKNIVDLSIHINVEDMEMAEDSQLILFHYIKQILINKLSNEEISMPKEQKRNCDDLIA, from the coding sequence ATGAATAATAATAGCCCTTTGAGAAACTATGGTGACAATCTTTTAAGGGCAATTTATTCAATTGATCAGAAAAATATTGACATATTAATTGAGAAATTCCTAATGAAAATTAATGGTGATGGGGAAGTCCATCTTCTTGGTAATGGAGGAAGTGCTGCAAATGCTCATCATATTGTAGGTGACTTTTCTAAGACATTTGCTATTTTAAATAAGAATTTACGGATGAATTGCTTATCAGATAATGGTTGTTACATAACTGCTGTCTCAAACGATATAGACTATTCATCAGTTTATGAGCTGCTTATAAATACTAGAATTCAAAAGAATGATTTAATAATTTTTCTATCAGGTAGCGGAAACTCAATGAATTTAGTTAAAGCTGCGAGGAAAGCCATGAATTATGGAATCAACACCGTCTCAATTACTGGATATTCTGGAGGTGCTTTGAAAAATATAGTTGACTTATCCATTCATATTAATGTTGAAGATATGGAAATGGCTGAGGATTCTCAATTGATTTTATTTCACTATATAAAACAAATATTAATTAATAAATTAAGTAATGAAGAAATTAGCATGCCTAAAGAACAAAAAAGAAATTGCGATGATTTAATAGCATGA
- the rfbB gene encoding dTDP-glucose 4,6-dehydratase, with translation MDSLFDELIDSESINKNILITGGAGFIGTNLIIKLLKNTNYTIYNLDYVGFGSNYESIKLLDKKYPNYFHLNVDLYNNKLVEEAIEISKPEIIIHLAAESHVDRSIDNPRLFIEKNIIGTFNLLESSFKYWENLPEKRKGRFHFHHVSTDEVYGSLNSTGKFSEKSKYAPNSPYSASKASSDHIVMSWFKTFGLPVTISNCSNNYGPYQFPEKLIPSTIIKALNKESIPIYGEGKNIRDWLFVEDHVDSILMIIFKGKLGFSYCIGGNSELDNLQLVYKLCDMLDEIKPSYISYRELIIFVEDRPGHDKRYALDTSLAKKELNWEPRFNLDQGLLNTVKWYLSNQDWVKNTMERSHYKGVRQGL, from the coding sequence ATGGATTCTTTATTTGATGAATTAATTGATTCAGAATCAATTAATAAGAACATATTGATCACTGGCGGAGCTGGCTTTATAGGTACTAATTTAATCATTAAGCTATTAAAAAATACAAATTACACTATTTATAATCTGGATTATGTTGGTTTTGGCAGTAATTATGAGTCAATAAAGTTGCTTGATAAGAAATATCCTAATTACTTTCATTTGAATGTTGATTTATACAATAATAAATTGGTAGAGGAAGCAATTGAGATTTCTAAACCGGAAATAATAATTCATTTAGCGGCTGAGAGTCATGTGGACAGGTCAATTGATAATCCCAGATTATTTATAGAGAAGAATATAATAGGGACTTTTAATTTATTAGAATCTAGTTTTAAATATTGGGAAAACTTACCTGAAAAAAGAAAAGGGCGATTTCATTTCCATCATGTAAGCACTGATGAGGTTTACGGAAGTTTAAATAGTACAGGTAAATTTTCTGAGAAATCAAAATATGCTCCTAATAGTCCTTATTCTGCAAGTAAAGCATCTTCAGATCATATAGTTATGTCTTGGTTTAAGACATTTGGCCTCCCAGTAACTATTTCAAATTGTAGTAATAACTATGGTCCATACCAATTCCCAGAGAAATTAATTCCCTCTACAATAATAAAAGCTTTAAATAAAGAGAGTATTCCAATATATGGGGAGGGAAAGAATATAAGAGACTGGTTATTTGTCGAAGATCATGTGGATTCAATCTTGATGATAATTTTTAAAGGAAAATTAGGATTTTCTTATTGTATTGGTGGTAATTCAGAATTAGATAATTTACAATTGGTTTATAAATTGTGCGATATGTTAGATGAAATCAAACCTTCTTACATTTCATACAGAGAACTAATTATCTTTGTTGAAGATAGACCAGGACATGATAAGCGATATGCTCTAGATACATCTCTTGCTAAAAAAGAACTTAATTGGGAACCAAGATTTAATCTGGATCAAGGTTTATTGAATACTGTTAAATGGTATTTGAGTAACCAAGATTGGGTTAAAAATACAATGGAGAGATCTCATTACAAAGGGGTTAGACAAGGACTTTAG
- the rfbA gene encoding glucose-1-phosphate thymidylyltransferase RfbA → MKDKKDHINRKGIILAGGTGSRLAPLTISVSKQLIPIYDKPMIYYPISTLMMAGIREILIICSEYDLESFKKLLNDGKQWGIKFEYAVQKKPEGIAQAFLIAEEFLNGNPCALILGDNLLYGSDLINQLIMVNKNLSNATIFGYQVKDPERYGVINFNENKHVLSIQEKPSNPESHYAVTGLYFYTNKVVDYAKTLKLSSRGEFEITDINNLYLKENNLNVQILGRGIAWFDTGTFDSLQEANIFIKTIENRQGLKVGSPEEISWRFGWIDDKQLLHLGNKLKKSSYGEYLIELLKE, encoded by the coding sequence ATGAAAGATAAAAAAGATCATATAAATAGAAAAGGGATAATTCTCGCAGGAGGTACTGGTTCGAGATTAGCTCCTTTGACTATATCGGTAAGTAAACAACTAATTCCTATTTATGATAAGCCAATGATTTACTACCCGATAAGTACTTTGATGATGGCTGGGATTAGAGAAATTTTAATTATATGTTCTGAGTACGATTTAGAATCTTTTAAAAAATTATTAAATGATGGTAAGCAATGGGGAATAAAATTTGAATATGCAGTTCAAAAAAAACCAGAAGGAATTGCTCAAGCATTTTTGATTGCTGAAGAATTTTTAAATGGAAATCCCTGTGCCTTGATACTTGGAGATAATCTTTTGTATGGAAGTGATTTAATAAATCAACTTATTATGGTTAATAAAAATTTATCAAATGCTACTATTTTTGGTTATCAAGTAAAAGATCCTGAAAGGTACGGAGTTATAAACTTCAATGAAAATAAACATGTCTTAAGTATTCAAGAAAAACCTTCTAACCCCGAAAGTCATTATGCAGTTACGGGATTATATTTTTATACCAATAAAGTCGTTGATTACGCTAAAACTTTAAAACTTTCTTCAAGAGGCGAGTTCGAAATTACAGATATAAATAATTTGTATTTAAAAGAAAATAATTTAAACGTTCAAATACTTGGAAGAGGAATTGCTTGGTTTGATACAGGAACCTTTGATTCATTACAAGAGGCTAATATTTTCATTAAAACAATAGAAAATAGACAGGGATTAAAAGTAGGATCTCCTGAAGAAATTTCATGGAGATTTGGATGGATAGATGATAAACAATTATTACATCTAGGAAATAAATTAAAAAAAAGTAGTTATGGCGAATATCTGATAGAGTTACTAAAAGAATAA
- a CDS encoding DegT/DnrJ/EryC1/StrS aminotransferase family protein — translation MEIKSSSMNEYPLMELEQGIPLFYPFISPDAKNSINSSLETRWIGQGPKVDYFEKAFKDKLTNNKELIATGSGTDALHLAYILSDVGPGDEVITPVFTCTATNLPILYQGAKPVFADIDPLTLNIDPNDVEHRITSKTKAIVAVDYGGIPADYEKLSLIAKKYNLKLISDAAQSIGLKYQNKFTSDIADFVIFSFQAIKTITTADGGMLVMKDNKFLEKAKRIRWFGIDRAEKQKGTWENDIYELGYKYQMTDIGASLGLTGLKHLSSLKAQRKKLLNIYSNGIKNKKIKVIDYPAKDGTDVCPWICTLIVNDDRITLMKMLRNNGVESAQVHYRNDRYSVFGSKQNDLPKMDYIEDKYLVIPLHHKVTENDALKICKLINSY, via the coding sequence ATGGAAATTAAATCAAGTTCTATGAATGAATATCCTTTAATGGAACTCGAACAGGGAATACCTCTTTTTTATCCATTTATTTCCCCTGATGCAAAAAACTCTATTAATTCTTCTTTAGAGACTAGGTGGATTGGGCAAGGACCTAAAGTTGATTATTTTGAGAAAGCATTTAAAGATAAACTAACTAATAATAAAGAATTAATAGCTACTGGCAGTGGAACTGATGCGCTACATTTGGCATATATTCTTTCTGATGTTGGTCCTGGAGATGAAGTAATAACTCCAGTTTTCACTTGCACAGCTACTAATTTGCCAATACTTTATCAAGGAGCTAAACCTGTTTTTGCAGATATCGATCCACTAACTCTTAATATTGATCCTAATGATGTTGAACATAGAATAACAAGTAAAACCAAAGCTATTGTCGCTGTTGATTATGGTGGCATTCCTGCAGATTACGAAAAACTATCCCTCATAGCAAAAAAATATAATTTGAAGCTTATATCTGATGCCGCCCAATCCATAGGACTTAAATATCAAAATAAATTTACTAGTGATATTGCTGATTTTGTTATTTTTTCCTTTCAGGCTATTAAAACCATTACTACGGCTGATGGAGGAATGTTAGTAATGAAAGACAATAAATTTCTTGAAAAAGCTAAGAGAATAAGATGGTTTGGCATTGATAGGGCTGAGAAGCAAAAAGGGACATGGGAGAATGATATATATGAATTAGGTTATAAATATCAAATGACTGATATAGGAGCTTCTTTAGGCTTGACAGGTTTGAAACATCTTTCAAGTTTGAAAGCTCAAAGAAAAAAACTTCTAAATATATATTCCAATGGAATTAAAAACAAAAAAATTAAAGTAATTGATTATCCAGCTAAAGATGGGACTGATGTTTGCCCATGGATATGCACGTTAATTGTTAATGATGACAGGATAACACTAATGAAAATGCTAAGAAATAATGGCGTAGAGAGCGCCCAAGTTCATTATAGAAATGATAGATATAGTGTATTTGGAAGTAAACAAAATGACTTACCGAAAATGGACTACATAGAAGACAAATATTTAGTAATACCATTGCACCATAAAGTAACCGAAAATGATGCTCTTAAGATATGCAAGTTAATTAATAGCTATTAA
- a CDS encoding ABC transporter ATP-binding protein, with the protein MQLLPDLKRLLPLRIWFKLSNKLKKQFLLLVLLNIITALTEFLSLASLIPFLSIITNNKNEKFLIFSDYFDFNLFPNSTNKFILTVTCFFIFIIIISLIVRILNLYFNNKVSSRIGSELGIKCYENYLNKSFSEHQDYNSSEIVTVIGSYIDYAIIVSNNILNFITSIFLISSILILLFLVNKYITFLILFIVASTYIAVVFASRKRVRINSKSIAELANKQIKTVQETTFSIREIILSNYQLNYLNIVKKLIRDQKDILAENRSLNNFSKFIVEATALISLSTISCYLVINSSSNDSGNAIVLIGVIVLGLQRLLPSTQLFMNSYISILGNYETLNKLLNLLEKSTQKFKYEIKNNSLKSFQQIKFNSVFFKYSNSRNNVLKNINLTINSGERIGIVGKTGSGKSTFINLLTGLIVPTEGRIILDGKDLNNSKNTSELYSWRNSISLVPQEIFLADFSIAENIAFGLNFSSINQKLLKDCIKSSMLDDVISSSVDGVKRLVGEKGIRLSGGQKQRIGIARALYKKPLVLILDEATNALDPFTEEKIISEIEKLDKKITMIIISHKYSTLKYCDRIIEITNSSIKEIDKKILNL; encoded by the coding sequence TTGCAACTTCTTCCAGACTTAAAAAGATTATTGCCATTAAGAATTTGGTTCAAATTAAGTAATAAATTAAAAAAACAATTCCTTTTATTAGTATTACTCAATATAATCACAGCACTTACAGAGTTTTTATCATTAGCCTCATTAATACCTTTTCTATCAATAATAACCAATAATAAAAATGAAAAGTTTTTAATTTTTTCAGATTATTTTGACTTCAATTTGTTCCCAAATAGTACAAATAAATTTATTCTTACAGTTACTTGTTTTTTTATTTTCATAATTATAATTTCTCTTATTGTAAGAATATTAAATTTATATTTTAATAATAAAGTATCTTCGAGAATTGGTTCGGAGTTAGGAATTAAATGCTATGAAAATTATTTAAATAAATCTTTTTCCGAACATCAGGACTATAATAGCAGCGAAATAGTAACAGTTATTGGATCATACATTGATTACGCAATAATAGTTTCCAACAATATTTTAAATTTTATTACTTCAATTTTTTTAATTTCAAGCATACTTATACTTCTTTTCTTGGTAAATAAATATATTACTTTTTTAATTTTATTTATAGTTGCTTCAACCTATATTGCAGTTGTTTTTGCTTCTAGAAAAAGAGTAAGAATAAATAGTAAATCTATAGCTGAACTTGCCAATAAACAGATAAAAACAGTTCAAGAAACTACATTCTCAATAAGAGAAATTATTTTAAGTAATTATCAATTAAATTATTTAAATATTGTAAAAAAACTAATTAGAGATCAAAAAGATATACTGGCGGAGAATAGATCTTTAAATAATTTTTCAAAATTTATAGTTGAAGCTACTGCATTAATTAGTCTATCAACGATAAGTTGTTATCTAGTAATTAATAGTTCATCCAATGATTCTGGAAATGCAATTGTTTTAATTGGAGTAATAGTTCTTGGACTTCAAAGATTACTACCTTCTACGCAATTATTTATGAACAGTTATATTTCAATCTTAGGTAATTACGAAACTTTAAACAAACTACTAAACCTTCTAGAAAAATCTACTCAAAAATTTAAATATGAAATTAAAAATAATTCATTAAAATCTTTTCAACAAATAAAATTCAATTCAGTTTTTTTTAAATATAGTAATTCGAGAAATAATGTTTTAAAAAATATAAATCTCACTATAAATTCAGGTGAAAGGATTGGAATAGTTGGGAAAACAGGCTCAGGTAAAAGTACATTTATAAATCTTCTCACTGGTTTAATTGTTCCAACAGAAGGTCGAATTATTTTAGATGGTAAAGATTTGAATAATTCAAAGAATACTTCTGAATTATATTCTTGGAGGAATAGCATATCATTAGTTCCACAAGAAATATTTCTAGCTGACTTTTCAATTGCTGAAAATATTGCTTTTGGATTAAATTTCTCATCAATCAACCAAAAATTATTAAAAGATTGTATTAAGTCATCTATGTTAGATGATGTCATTAGCTCGTCAGTAGATGGGGTAAAAAGATTAGTAGGGGAAAAAGGTATTAGATTAAGTGGCGGACAAAAGCAAAGAATTGGAATAGCAAGAGCTCTTTATAAAAAACCGCTAGTGCTAATTTTAGATGAAGCAACCAATGCATTAGATCCCTTTACTGAAGAAAAAATAATATCAGAAATTGAAAAACTTGATAAAAAAATAACTATGATAATCATTTCACATAAATATTCAACTCTGAAATATTGTGATCGTATAATAGAAATAACTAATAGCTCTATAAAGGAAATTGATAAAAAAATTTTAAATTTATAA
- a CDS encoding nucleotide sugar dehydrogenase — protein sequence MNSKLIPNLFDCKIAIIGQGYVGCPLTVNLAKELDNVNNSRSIIIGFDKSKKRLEELSKGIDTTNEINNIDFNKLKNLEFSNSLDKLLDCDIYIVAVPTPVDKCNKPDLNLLENATRLVAEQILKSKESNFKKIVIYESTVYPGATEEVCLPILLEITNLKFHEEISIAYSPERVNPGDKEHTLKDISKIVSASDPESLDLIYNLYSLIIEAEVYKANSIKVAEASKVVENVQRDLNIALVNELSMIFEKLDIDTSEVLDAANSKWNFTKYQPGLVGGHCIGVDPYYLTYKAELSGYHPEVILAGRRINDSMGDWIANTTIKKYIKSKPKLLSEINVLIMGFTYKANCPDIRNSKVYDIYKTLEEYGCNIDLYEPIANHLLIKEYYNIKVTKEYDFNSKYDIIIVAVAHNEFKSKDISYWISKTRKHSIIVDVKNILPINEKIWKI from the coding sequence ATGAATTCGAAATTAATACCAAATTTATTTGATTGCAAGATCGCTATCATAGGTCAAGGTTATGTTGGTTGCCCTTTAACTGTAAATCTTGCAAAAGAACTAGATAATGTTAATAACTCTAGAAGCATTATTATTGGCTTTGATAAATCAAAGAAAAGACTAGAAGAATTGAGTAAAGGTATAGATACAACAAATGAGATTAATAATATAGACTTTAATAAATTAAAGAATTTAGAATTTTCTAATTCTCTTGATAAATTATTAGATTGTGACATTTATATTGTTGCAGTGCCTACACCAGTTGATAAATGCAATAAACCAGATTTAAATCTATTAGAAAATGCTACTAGATTGGTTGCTGAGCAAATATTAAAAAGTAAAGAGAGCAATTTTAAAAAAATTGTTATTTATGAAAGTACTGTTTATCCAGGAGCAACAGAAGAGGTTTGTTTACCAATTTTATTGGAAATTACAAATTTAAAATTTCATGAGGAAATTTCAATTGCTTATAGTCCTGAGAGAGTAAATCCTGGAGATAAAGAACATACATTAAAAGATATCAGCAAAATTGTCAGCGCTAGTGATCCAGAAAGTTTAGATTTGATTTATAATTTATATTCATTAATTATTGAGGCTGAGGTATATAAAGCAAATTCAATTAAAGTTGCAGAGGCTTCAAAAGTTGTTGAAAATGTTCAAAGAGATTTAAATATTGCACTCGTAAATGAGTTATCTATGATTTTTGAAAAACTTGACATAGATACATCTGAAGTTCTTGATGCAGCAAATTCAAAATGGAATTTTACAAAATATCAACCGGGGCTGGTGGGTGGTCATTGCATTGGCGTAGATCCCTATTACTTAACATATAAGGCAGAACTTTCTGGTTATCATCCTGAAGTAATTTTAGCTGGCAGAAGAATTAATGACTCAATGGGTGATTGGATTGCAAACACTACAATCAAAAAATATATAAAATCCAAACCCAAACTATTATCTGAAATCAATGTTTTAATAATGGGTTTCACTTATAAAGCAAATTGTCCTGATATAAGAAATTCTAAAGTATATGACATATATAAAACTTTGGAAGAATATGGATGTAATATTGATTTATATGAGCCAATAGCAAATCATTTGCTTATTAAGGAGTATTATAATATTAAGGTTACCAAAGAATATGATTTTAATTCGAAGTATGACATCATAATAGTTGCTGTTGCACATAATGAATTTAAATCAAAAGATATTTCGTACTGGATATCTAAAACAAGAAAACATTCAATAATTGTAGACGTTAAAAACATTCTTCCAATTAATGAAAAAATTTGGAAAATATAA